A single region of the Ferrimicrobium acidiphilum DSM 19497 genome encodes:
- a CDS encoding NifU family protein, which yields MSNTDQERRAQLEALLAKLRPAVQADGGDLYLASVDTDSGEVVVGLSGACSSCAISTTTVKLGVERILKAKLPWVTSVEGDLDTSMDFEESASLGTGAYVPISIRKN from the coding sequence ATGAGTAACACAGACCAAGAGCGACGTGCCCAACTCGAGGCGCTGCTCGCCAAGCTCCGGCCGGCGGTGCAGGCAGATGGTGGCGATCTCTACCTCGCATCTGTCGACACCGACAGCGGAGAGGTCGTCGTCGGCCTCTCTGGCGCCTGCTCGAGCTGCGCGATCTCGACAACGACGGTTAAGCTCGGAGTCGAGCGCATCCTAAAGGCGAAGCTCCCCTGGGTTACCAGCGTCGAAGGAGATCTCGACACCTCGATGGACTTCGAGGAGAGCGCAAGCCTCGGCACCGGCGCTTACGTGCCTATCTCGATTCGCAAGAACTAA
- a CDS encoding inorganic diphosphatase: MDPITAVIEIPRGSKNKYEVDHETGAVWLDRTLFTPMGYPLDYGFIDETLGEDGDPLDILLLVEVPTFPGCHVKVRPVACFVMSDENGRDVKILGVPAKDVRYDRYQKLDDIPKHLQDEVEHFFAHYKDLEPGKSVTIEGWRDLGQANDEIATSVKRYQH, translated from the coding sequence ATGGACCCGATCACAGCAGTCATTGAGATCCCACGTGGATCGAAGAACAAGTATGAAGTCGATCACGAGACTGGCGCCGTCTGGCTCGATCGCACCCTCTTTACGCCGATGGGCTACCCACTCGACTATGGCTTCATCGACGAGACCCTCGGCGAGGATGGCGACCCTCTCGATATCCTACTTCTCGTCGAAGTTCCGACCTTTCCGGGATGCCACGTCAAGGTTCGCCCGGTGGCATGCTTTGTCATGTCCGATGAGAATGGGCGCGACGTGAAGATCCTCGGCGTCCCCGCCAAGGACGTCCGTTATGATCGCTACCAGAAGCTTGACGACATCCCAAAGCATCTACAGGACGAGGTTGAGCACTTCTTCGCTCACTACAAGGACCTCGAGCCCGGCAAGTCAGTCACCATTGAGGGCTGGCGAGATCTCGGCCAAGCAAACGATGAGATCGCTACCTCTGTAAAAAGGTATCAGCACTGA